CGAAGAAGTACGAGGAGCAGGTGGCCGAGTGCGAGGCGGAGGTGAAGGAGGAGCGCGCCGAGCTCGCCGAGGAAGAGAAGGAAGAGAAGACGGCGCGTGAGGCGTGGGAGGCGAAGAAGTCCGCCCTCGCCAAGAAGACGTTCGACGCGCGCGCCAGTCCCTACGTGGAGAACCTGTGATGACGAAAGCCGGCGTCCTAGTCCTCCAGCTGCTCACCGCCCAGACGTCCCAACCCGACGCGGCGGCGCTCGAGCGCACCGCGGCGGTGGAGAGCGCCCGGTTGCGCGCGTCCCCGGACGACGCCGACGCCCTCTACCGGCTGGGCACGGCCTTCCTCGCGCTGAACAAGCCGAAGAAGGCGGTGGAGCCGCTGACGAAGCTGGTGGAGTTGGAGCCGGAGCTGGTGCCGCCGAGGCTGGCCCTGGGCCGCGCACTCAGGCTGGCCGGCGACGCGGAGAAGGCGCGCACGCTGCTGGACCAGGCCATCGCGGCCTTCCCCGAGGACGCGACGCTGCGCTCGGAGCGCGGGTTGCTGGCGCGGGTGCTGGACGAGACGGACGTGGCCATCAGCCAGTACTCGGTGGCGGTGGAGCTGTCGCCCCAGGACGCGGAGCTGCGCTTCAACCTGGGCGAGGCGCTCCAGCGCGCCAACCGCACGGACGACGCCATCGAGGCGTACCGTGAGGCGCTGAAGCTCAACGGTCAGCTGAACGTCGCGCGCATCAACCTGGGCAAGGCGCTGGCGGAGAAGGGGCTCAACGGCGAGGCGAAGGCGACCTTGCGCGAGGCGACCCGCGAGAAGCTGGGCGACGCGGAGGCGCACTACAACCTGGGCGTCATCCTGCTGCGCGAGAACGATTTGGATGGCGCCATCGGGGAGTACCAGCGCGCCATCGCGGCGGACCCGAAGCACGCGCGTGCGCAGAACAACCTGGGCGTGGCGCTCAACGAGAAGGGCGACCCGCGCAAGGCCACCGACGCGTTCATCAAGGCCATCGCGGCGGACCCGAAGTACGCGGAGGCGCACTTCAACCTGGGGCTCGCGTACTACCAGCTGGGCGACAACGTGCGCGCCACCAAGGCCTTCGAGAAGGCGCTGGTGCTGGAGCCGCGTCGGGCCAGTGGTCCGTACACGCAGCTGGGCCACCTGTACCTGGAGCAGGGCAAGAAGAAGCAGGCGGTGGAGGCGTTCAAGAAGGCCATCGAGAAGAGCACCGACGACGGGAAGAAGACGACGGAGGCGTATCAGGGCCTCGCCCGGGCGTACCTCTCGCTGGGCAAGGCGGACGAGGCGGTGGCCACGCTGAAGACGGCGGTGGAGGCGTTCCCCAAGGACGCGGCGGCGCGCGCGGGTTACGGCGAGGCGCTGAAGGCCAAGGGGGACCTGGACGGCGCCATCGCGGAGTACGAGGAGTGCGTCACCCTGTCGCCGACGGTGGAGAACCGGCTGGCGCTGGCGGACACGTACGCGAAGAAGCGCGTGGCGGCGAAGGCGCAGCCCTTGTTCCTGGGCGTGTTGAAGGAGGACCCGAACCACCGCGCGGCGAAGCTGGGGCTGGCGGACCTGCTGATGGCGATGGGGGACTACCCCGGCGCGGAGACGTACCTGCGCCCGAAGGAGGGCGAGGAGGCCGACACGGCGGCGCTGGCGCGGCTGGGCATCGTCCACTCGCGGCGTGGGCGGCCGGAGCTGGCGGTGACGGAGCTGGAGGCGGTGGTGGCCAAGGACCCGGCGCAGATCGAAGCGCGCGCGGAGCTGGGCTTCCTGTACTTGCGTGGTGGTGATGGGGCGAAGGCGCGCAAGGTGTTGAGTGACGCGCTGGCGGTGGAGCCCCGCAACGCGCTGACGTTGCTGTACCTGGGCCATGCGCTGTACCAGCAGGGCAACACGAAGGACGCGGAGAAGTCCTTCCGGGGCTCCTCACAGGTGGACCCGACGTTCGCCGAGCCGCACAACGCCCTGGGACAGCTGCTCGAGGCGACCAAGCGCGTGGACGAGGCGAAGCAGGAGTACCAGACGGCGCTGAAGCTCCAGCCGAATCACGAGGACGCGCAGCTCGCCCTGAAGCGGCTGGGCGGGGGTGCGTCCGCGAAGGCGGAGTAGACACCCGGCGGGCCATGCCCGCCCTCGTCGACCCGGGGCCACGGCCCTGGCCCGGGTCCGAGTGGCGGTGCATCACGCCGGGATGCAGAGCAGCACCGACCGACGCGAGCACCACGTCTGCGCTGGCGCGTGCGCCAGTCAGCGTCTTCACGCCAGCGGGCGCAGCAGCGCATTGCCTGGAGCGCACTCCGCCTGAGCGGTTGTTGCACCGTGGTCACCCGTTGGCGGTTTCACGCCGGGATACCGAGCAGCACCGCGCCCACGGACACGAGCACCGCGCCCGAGAGCTGACGGTGTCCGAGCCGCTCTCCCTGGAACGCGGCGAGCAGCAGCGCGAAGGCGATGGAGGTGTTGCGCAGCGTGAGCACCACCCCTGCCCCACTGTCACTCAACGCCGTCAGCAGCAGCGAGAAGGACAGCATGCTGATGGTGCCTCCGACGAGCACCAGCCAGGGTCGGCTCCACGCCTGTCGCAGGAGTTCCACCCAGCCCAGCTGTCGCCCACGCTCCACCATCAGCACCGGGAGCGCGATGAGCAGGCCCGTGGTGAACAGGGCGGGCGGCTGCGCGCGCTCCGCCAGCGCCAGCTTGTAGCTCAGGTGGTAGCCCGCGATCGCCACCGCCGACAGCGCCGCCCACGCGACGCCCGCTGCCGCGCGCCCCTGGGGACGCGACGCGTGCATCACCGCCAGCCCCGCGCCCAGCACCAACGCACCCGTCAGCGACCACACGGACACGCGCTCCGCCAGCAGCAGCACCGACACCGGCCAGACCAGCAACATCGCCCCACCGCGCGACACGGTGTACGCGAGGCCCAGCGGTGCTCGGTGCAGTGCTCGCGCGAGCGCCACCAGGTAGACGCTCTCGCACGCGCCCGCGCACAGCGCCCACATCAACCCGCGCATCGTCGGGAACGCCTCGCCCTGCATCCCGAGCGACCACAGTCCTCCGCCCACCGTCGCCACGGTGATGACCCCCACCACTCCCGCCTCGGGATTCGGATGCCGCTTGAGCATCGCGTTCCACGACGCGTGGAGGAACGCCGACAGCAACACCAACACCAGGGCAGCGGTCTGCAACGAGGCTCCTCGGAACGACGAGGCTCCGTATCTACTCCAGCCTCGCCTCCCAGGTCCTCACCTGCTCACGGAACGTCGGAATCACTCCCCGAGAGGAGCCGGGCAGGCAACACCGGCCCCGTGGGTGTTGGAGGTCGCTCGAGCCGAAGCTCGCGCCCGAAGGTGTACCGCGCCTCCGCGTGCGCACCGAAGGACCCACCTCGCGCCTGAGCCGACAACACCAGGTCCGTCTCCGGAACCACGCCAGGAGGAACCGCCACCACACAGGGCGTCACCCGCGCGAGTGCCCCCGCGCTCCTGGGCAAC
This genomic interval from Myxococcus guangdongensis contains the following:
- a CDS encoding tetratricopeptide repeat protein, giving the protein MTKAGVLVLQLLTAQTSQPDAAALERTAAVESARLRASPDDADALYRLGTAFLALNKPKKAVEPLTKLVELEPELVPPRLALGRALRLAGDAEKARTLLDQAIAAFPEDATLRSERGLLARVLDETDVAISQYSVAVELSPQDAELRFNLGEALQRANRTDDAIEAYREALKLNGQLNVARINLGKALAEKGLNGEAKATLREATREKLGDAEAHYNLGVILLRENDLDGAIGEYQRAIAADPKHARAQNNLGVALNEKGDPRKATDAFIKAIAADPKYAEAHFNLGLAYYQLGDNVRATKAFEKALVLEPRRASGPYTQLGHLYLEQGKKKQAVEAFKKAIEKSTDDGKKTTEAYQGLARAYLSLGKADEAVATLKTAVEAFPKDAAARAGYGEALKAKGDLDGAIAEYEECVTLSPTVENRLALADTYAKKRVAAKAQPLFLGVLKEDPNHRAAKLGLADLLMAMGDYPGAETYLRPKEGEEADTAALARLGIVHSRRGRPELAVTELEAVVAKDPAQIEARAELGFLYLRGGDGAKARKVLSDALAVEPRNALTLLYLGHALYQQGNTKDAEKSFRGSSQVDPTFAEPHNALGQLLEATKRVDEAKQEYQTALKLQPNHEDAQLALKRLGGGASAKAE
- a CDS encoding EamA family transporter codes for the protein MQTAALVLVLLSAFLHASWNAMLKRHPNPEAGVVGVITVATVGGGLWSLGMQGEAFPTMRGLMWALCAGACESVYLVALARALHRAPLGLAYTVSRGGAMLLVWPVSVLLLAERVSVWSLTGALVLGAGLAVMHASRPQGRAAAGVAWAALSAVAIAGYHLSYKLALAERAQPPALFTTGLLIALPVLMVERGRQLGWVELLRQAWSRPWLVLVGGTISMLSFSLLLTALSDSGAGVVLTLRNTSIAFALLLAAFQGERLGHRQLSGAVLVSVGAVLLGIPA